A portion of the Deltaproteobacteria bacterium genome contains these proteins:
- a CDS encoding NUDIX hydrolase has protein sequence MKFCSACGEKVVYRVPEGDNRERAVCEGCARIHYENPRIIAGCLPIWKDSVLLCRRAIEPQHGLWTVPAGFMEKGESLEEGALRETYEEAFAKVKLGPLFVVYSVLHISQVQMFFLADLKSATDFKPGIETLETKLFKLDEIPWDEIAFSAVTYVLRRYVEQGREGVGKIHMATFDKARDGY, from the coding sequence GTGAAGTTCTGTAGCGCATGTGGGGAAAAGGTCGTTTACCGTGTGCCGGAGGGTGACAACCGTGAACGGGCGGTGTGTGAGGGCTGTGCTCGTATACATTACGAGAATCCGCGAATCATTGCCGGATGCCTGCCCATCTGGAAGGACAGCGTCCTCTTGTGCCGTAGGGCGATTGAACCCCAGCATGGTCTGTGGACCGTGCCGGCTGGGTTTATGGAGAAAGGGGAATCTTTGGAGGAGGGGGCTTTGCGCGAAACTTACGAGGAAGCCTTCGCAAAAGTAAAACTGGGGCCCCTTTTTGTTGTCTACAGTGTGCTTCACATCAGCCAGGTCCAAATGTTCTTTCTCGCGGACCTAAAGTCAGCAACCGACTTTAAACCTGGAATAGAAACCTTGGAAACGAAGCTTTTTAAGCTCGATGAGATCCCATGGGATGAGATTGCTTTTAGCGCGGTAACCTACGTGTTGCGCCGCTATGTTGAGCAAGGGCGCGAGGGGGTCGGTAAGATTCATATGGCGACCTTTGA